One Nicotiana tabacum cultivar K326 chromosome 23, ASM71507v2, whole genome shotgun sequence genomic window, ttttgaaaattttatagctacataaataatatggtatatttaagatttttaaattttatgcAAGTagaccaaaataaaataaaacgggAGAGTATTAATTTGGACGTGCCAACTAGGCAGCGTTtacttcaaaattttgaaaaagaagtCAATTTTATGAGTGCAATATTAATGTAGTAGCTGGCTAGCTGCAGGGAAAGTTCTGGTATTGAACGAGTCAAAGAAAGACAACAATTTGTGGTTCTACACATCTTTTTCGTCCCACGTTTAACATCAACGGTATTAATTTTGACTTTTATCAATCAGGATTATGGTTGAGTGATAAATGATCTCGTGTTAGAGCTTGAGTATGAAATCGTTTTTATTATAGAGCCCTTTAACTcgtcagaggcggatccagaatttaaacCTTATGTGTTCAACTTTTATGGTTTTTAACAttgaacctattatatttttaaagttatgagttcatatctgctatttttgcaattttaatgaaattttacatatatatttttattccGCGTCGAAGGTTAtgagttcagttgaacccgttcCCAGAACACTACATCCGCCTCTGTACCTCGTAATGTGCAATTTTTCGGTACAAATCCGGATGTAATCGAGTCCCAATGTATACCCGAGCAGgaaatcaatttattttttattttaaaaaagaaggCTTTCGATTGTCTCTACACAATAAAAAGAAAATTCGCATTCCCCTTATAATTCTGCTTTCCCCTTCTCGTCCTAATTCAGGACAACGCATGCAAGAGGAACAAAGAGGCAAGTAAGTACTTCTGCATTTCTCATTCTATATTTGCCCAATAAATTAATTACATTCTTTGCTACCTTTTTTCCCCTTCCATTCTTTGTTAGCTCAAGCTACAGAATTATATGTTTGAGGAAATTACTATTCGTAGCGATCGTTTGTTCATCTTTCTACTCATACTTTTTTGTTTCAAAATTAGTTTTTAGTGGAATAACTACTATTACGTATACTGTAAACTCAAAATAATTGGAGTTGGCTGTATAACTCGTCACTATCAATTTATCACTCTATAACATATTACTCTCTTGTGTTTCCATCTCTTaactcatctctctctctctcctgttGGAATTACAGTTTCAAGAAAATTATCGAATTAATTAGAAGAATGGCACATCATATTGAGATTACCCGAATGGATCATCAAATTCCACTTCTTCATCAAACTTCTGTAAATGAAGCTACAGAGAATGAGGTACtatctctctctcacacacacacgcaAAAACAAGCTATACTTCTTTAATTCGGTTTACTAAGGTCATGTCTAGGTCATTCAGTAATGACATAGTTTGCATTAATTAAAACGAAAAAACTTGTAATAAGGCATGAGAGATGTACCGACCCCCAAATAAATATTTGTATCGGGTCAACTAATTACTCTCCTTAAATCTTAAGTCAATGCTCTCCGCAACAGATCACATCCACTGAACAACAGTTCTTCGCCTTACTATATTTACAATAACTTAATGTAATGTTATGTCGATCCACGCGGTGATAATCTATCTATTCAATAAAGGAAATATCAATTTATCCTTATTTTGAAGAGAAGTGATATAAATTCTGGGGAAGAATATCATAAAAGACTTTTAAGGAAAGAAGTTATATATGTTGTGTCcttcattgtgtccttcactttTATGCTATCCTTTATAAGCTAGGTAATACTtaaattttttgattcttttccaTTAATTACGTACAGATAGAAGAAGGGAGGAAAGTGGATTATTTAATCGACATAGAGGAAACAAATGGTCAAGATCAATCAAGGTTGCAAACAATTAAATCTGCAAAGCAAATATATGATGAAAATTTTAAGGATTTCAACAATTCGTCTATCAAATCAACTACCATATTCAAAGTAAGTGCAGGGCTAAGTGAATCAAATCCAAATTCTTATAAGCCAATGTTGATCTCCATTGGCCCTTACCATAAACACAATACTGAACTTCGGTCGATTGAAAAGTACAAACTGATGTACCTACAACGGTTTTTCCGAAGGAAAGAAGGGATTGATGTGGAAAGTTGCATCAGAGAAATAGAAGAATTGAAGGATGAAGCGCGTAAGTGTTATGATGATATACATGACTTTTATAGTGACAATATTGGTGAATTTTTGCTGATGTTATTGGTTGATGGTTGTTTTGTGGTTGAGTATATTCGAGAGTGTTGTGGAATAATTCCAACAGGAGAAGACATAATTATCAGAGGAGGTTGCATAGATAATCAAGTACGTCGAGATTTGTTGTTACTAGAAAACCAACTTCCTTTCTTTATCCTCGCCAAACTTCATGACATGACAATGGAAGTTGATCAAACATCATTCATAATAATGGTGAAGTGTACCTTTCTTCCTTGCTTACCAAAGATTACTCCTGCATCCTTTGTTGAGACTGAAGGTAATGCCAAAAATATCAAACATTTACTTCAATTAGTACACATGTCATGCCACCCTTCAGAGATGAAAACTAGCTTAACTCGGAATAATCCTAGCATTGAAATCGAACGTTGTGGGAAAAGCTTATGCGGGAATCTGTTACAAATAATTAAGTCAAAAGAAATAGCAATAGATAGTAACCACTTAATATGGCATGACATTATGCCAAATGCAACAGAGCTTTGTGAAGCTGGAGTTAATTTTGCAAAGGTGGGAACTGTCTATACTTGTTTGGAGGAAGACAACCTTGAAGATAGCACAAGTTTATTTGACATTACATTCGAGAATGGATTGATGAAAATTCCTTGTTTTCACGTCGTTGATGATACTGAGACTATCTTGAGAAATCTCATAGCTTACGAGTAACAGTCGCCTAATGCACATTCTAGATATTTCAGTGATTATGCAGTTTTCATGGATCATCTTATCGACTCAGAAAAAAATGTGAATTTGCTTCGCTTAAAAGGAgttagatgagtcaatatacaaattttgaggaagattggaggtgatttagGCTGATTTGATATCAAAAtccgtagttaaaatcgagttcaaaaaattcttctttgACACATGTATCAAACTTGTATCACACACAGAAGTATACATGAATATACACGTGATatatatttgatacaaatatgatacataaatGATACACAGTATGATACACATCATTTTTTCCCCATGTTTCATCTTCTACTTTGAATAAaattcaaatcacctcaaaactCCGCAAAATCAtgccaaaactgagattcaagctccttaagatgtacttttaaaaaaaaaaaattaatccatCGACCCGGACTTTCACCTTCCGTGGTGATGGAGGGTTTCGCATTGATCCCTACCTTGTTTATTGATAATCAAAGTAAAGTACAAGAGGAGGGGGACATAAAACTAACCcccaaatacaaaataaaacCTATCTTAATATCTACCTAGTACAGATATCAGATTCAAAGTTAAACTTGTTCCACGGATCTTTTATATGTGCTAGATAACCAAAAGAGCTTGTGACATATAACTCATTCCCTAACAATTTTGTCATAGCAACAGGCCAAAGAGGCATTCATCGAGCAACAAAGATATTCTCGACCACTTTATGCGTGAGGTTAGGAAGCTGTATTCTGTCAAGTTTGTAGTGACCAAAGGCTTGCTCCGGAAAATTATTATTAAAGATTATAGCCTCATGAATCTCATGACTCCATTTTGCAAGTATGTCCGCCATATTATTAGCCTCCCTGTAACAATGTCTAATAGTAGTATTGTGTTGAAAAATGAGATGTGGTATCTTTCGAATAGTGTTGTTCATGTGCTAGAGGGATTTTAAATTATCATTCGACATATCAATCACTAGTTTGGAATCACAATCTAGGATAATTCTATCATAACCATTAGAATGATACCACTGTAGGCCTAGAAGTGCAACCTTAGCTTCTGCCAAATTACTTGTGCCACTCCCCAAATTTTGTGAGAAAGCTATAATCATATTACCCCTGTGATCTCTTAAAATGCCCCCAACGCCAATCATATTATTACCCTGTTTGCTACCTTAAGCTTGGCCCAACCAAATAAAGGGTTTTCCCAACTTACAGGAATACATATAATCTTTGTTGTTAAGGCCATGAGTTTATCACATATACTATGCCATTGGAGAAATCCCTCTATAGAAATGTTATGTTTAAAAACCACCCATCTCAAATGGGAAAGAACCTGGAATTGAACTCTTGTAAAAGAAATCTTAATACCTCCATACCTTGAAGCACATCTAGCCTTCTACAATTCCCAACAAATAACAATGGGGTGATTTTCAAGATTACCtatgtttacccaaaaaatggatagcaattgaatttatacgtagttctaaggatacgtggtataacttgatacaaattgggaaaaataagtaaataaatatcgAAATTAGATGTAAAAGAAAATGAATGCAAACCGAATGAATTAGTTAGTCTAAGCCTTCAAGTTTTATCACCTTCAAATTGAATGGAGAGTGATTGATAGAAGAACAATATGACTAAATATCAAAGTCAGAAAATgatagtatattgctttatgtTCTATGAATCTCAATGAATCTGACCACACTTCTACAAATGATAACAACCCATAATATAGTGGAGAAATCctattttggatataattaaaaatacatagtggagatcccatgatagattaattaattagtctCTCCTTGATTTGCGCCGAGATTCGCCCCCTAATTGTGGCTATAACGGCTTTTTTGTTTCTTGGCTCGTTCTCGATCTTGATTGGTCTCTATTTGTTCGACCTCGATTTTGGCCGATCTCGATttttgatcggtctctgggtctcgagctctgtcttggccgatctcgatcttgatcagTCTCTGGGGCTCGAGCTCGACAACCTAACTTCACATCATGGCTCAATATTACAATGATGAATCTCagaccatcatgttctaatctcGATTAGTCGTACGAAGGGTaaactcgattttgaccgtaaACGACCCGAAGTACCTTGTTATTGGATTTACAACTCCACCAGTTGCTAAGAATATTCAAAATAGTGTTGTCCTCCCATCTGATTCCCAGTGGTGCGCCAAAGTGTATCCATGTATTTTTTGCCATCTGTCCATTGATAAAAGTATGTTGCATGGTCTCTACTTGTGGTATCCTGCAACAGTTACATCTTGACACAATATTCTGTCTAAATCTAGAAATTATATCATCAAAAGGTAATTTACCCTTAATTAATCTCTACATCAAAAAGGACATTTTATAGGGTAAGTATTTGTGCCAAACTCCCTTCAGAATTGGTGTAATGCCTCTTGACTGTCTTATAGCTTGCCATGCTGATGAAGTAGTAAATAGACCAGTGGTGGAGGGCATCCAAACGACATTATCAGTATAGTTAGGATCTCCCAACTTAGTAGAATGAATTAATTCTATTAGGTATTCGGGCAGTTGTTGGAGTTCTTCAAAGTGCAGAGAGTAGCCTATCCTAACCTGGTTGATCTTTCTCATATCATGAGATTCATCAAGATGTACTATGTTAGCTACAGTATTTGATTCTAAGGAATTCTGCCCACAATGACTTTGAAGTTCTGAATCTCCACCGTCTTTTCATAGAGAAGGAATTGCTCACATCTACCAAGCTTCTGAAGTTTCAAAGCTTAGACTACTACATTATTTAAGAGAAATAAGTATACATATCGATAAGTAAAGCTTTAAAAAATAAAGTCAATGAAGCATTGCACCAAACGTGACACAAAAACTTTTTTATTTGCATAAGAACAACGTTTACatatcaaagaaacaaatagaatGAATGAGATTACACTTCAGTTCATCAAACATACAAATATACTTTATTAATACAAAACCAAACATAGAAATAGTGTGGAATTTAAGAACTAGTTGACACTGCCACAGACTTTTCTTATGATCCCATTTTGACCAGTTAGGGGACTAATATCTCCCATTTTGATCATAGCAGCAGCAAAGTCAGACGAGAAAGCTCGAGGGCTGTTACTGTATTCAGAAACAATATTATCTGTCGATCCTCCATTGAAAAGGACTTGATCTGATTGAAGAAGACCTTTCTTTTGAATGAGATTTTTGAAGTAATTGTTATCGAATTGATTTGGTGTAACCAAATCAAGAGGTGCTAGATTTCCATTCTCTCCTTCTTGAGGACATTGACGTTTTCTAGTGCTTGCAAATCCAGCATCAATGTCTGTTCCATTGCCATAAATCCGATCACGAAATAGGAAACATTGTGCTTGGCCTATTGTGTGAGCCCCTGGAAATCAAAGCAAAAATTAATTTCCTTCGTTATCCGATCACGAAATAGGAAACATTGTGCTTGGCCTATTGTGTGAGCCCCTGGAAATCAAAGCAAAAATTAATTTCCTTCGTTTTCCTAGCTATAAGGTTGTTCGGAttctaaatgataataaaattaaagggcagctcggtgcattaagctcccgctatgcgcgagtTCGGGGAAGtaccggaccacaagggtctaccGGACACAGCCTTACACTGCATTTCTGTAAGAGGCCGTTTCCACGGTTCGGACTCATAAACTCCTgatcacatggcaacaactttaccagttacgccaaggctccccttcgaaTTCTAAATGATAATTATAAATGTTAATATCCTGATTAATTACCTGACAAAGCGACCATATCTCTTATGCTAAGTCCCTTGCTTGCAAAGCTAGAAATAAGCCTATTAAGAGGATCAAATGGACCGGGGAGATCAGTTTCTGCAAGTGTCTTACTTGCAGTTGTTGAATCTCTTCTTCCGAGTTTCACTGTCCATGATGGACCTCCCACCTGatattattttgaaaaattaacttaaatagccCCTCGTTCAACCTCTTAAACTAAAAGTAATATAACCGAcggatatataatatatgtataatccatGTATAATATTTGTATAGCCGTGTATAATCAgtgtgtataatctatgtataccagCTAGGAAATAAGAAAGTAAACAGAAAATCTGAGCGGCTATTGTTTCCAGCATAATCTTGCATTAGGATTACCAATTAATTGGTTATagtataatactatatatatatagtattaattTAACTTACACAAAGTTGATAAAAAATATATCTTGTTCTATTCATTGTAGTCTAGAATTTATATATACAATCAAACCTCTTTATAACAGTCttgtttgttccgatattttttggctGCTATAGTGAAGTGCCGTTATAGATCAGAGGACATATATTCTAACATAACATAATAATCGGTTCCAAgaaaaatttgaattttatagtaAATGATTGTTATATAAGAATATTGTAacagagaggtttgactgtatatctatatatatatatatatatatacatatacacacaCTCCTTCTAAGAAACAAATTATATGAACTTACAGCTGCTGATGCATCGCGAGCTGCAACAGTTAGTATGTCAGCACATGAAACCACCTCGGGACAAA contains:
- the LOC107823839 gene encoding putative UPF0481 protein At3g02645; translated protein: MYTRAGNQFIFYFKKEGFRLSLHNKKKIRIPLIILLSPSRPNSGQRMQEEQRGNFKKIIELIRRMAHHIEITRMDHQIPLLHQTSVNEATENEIEEGRKVDYLIDIEETNGQDQSRLQTIKSAKQIYDENFKDFNNSSIKSTTIFKVSAGLSESNPNSYKPMLISIGPYHKHNTELRSIEKYKLMYLQRFFRRKEGIDVESCIREIEELKDEARKCYDDIHDFYSDNIGEFLLMLLVDGCFVVEYIRECCGIIPTGEDIIIRGGCIDNQVRRDLLLLENQLPFFILAKLHDMTMEVDQTSFIIMVKCTFLPCLPKITPASFVETEGNAKNIKHLLQLVHMSCHPSEMKTSLTRNNPSIEIERCGKSLCGNLLQIIKSKEIAIDSNHLIWHDIMPNATELCEAGVNFAKVGTVYTCLEEDNLEDSTSLFDITFENGLMKIPCFHVVDDTETILRNLIAYE
- the LOC142177463 gene encoding lignin-forming anionic peroxidase-like; translation: MNTPTQSFAAIFSLLLLSCMQCHAQLSATFYDNTCPNALNTIRTSIRQAISSERRMAASLIRLHFHDCFVQGCDASILLDETPSIESEKTALPNLGSARGFGIIEDAKREVEKICPEVVSCADILTVAARDASAAVGGPSWTVKLGRRDSTTASKTLAETDLPGPFDPLNRLISSFASKGLSIRDMVALSGAHTIGQAQCFLFRDRIYGNGTDIDAGFASTRKRQCPQEGENGNLAPLDLVTPNQFDNNYFKNLIQKKGLLQSDQVLFNGGSTDNIVSEYSNSPRAFSSDFAAAMIKMGDISPLTGQNGIIRKVCGSVN